CTAGCACATCGATAGAGCTCTTTGCTAGCGTATCGGCAAGGCCCGAGTCCTTTTTGCTCTTTATAGATGAAAGCTCTCTCTCGATCTCCCGCTGCGACTCGATGAGTTTTAAGACTTTGTCCTTAACGTCGGCCCTGGAGCCCTTTAGCACGGCTGCTATTTCGTTTAGCGTGTCCTCGGCGAGGTTAAACGACTTTATCGCGCCGTCGCCTGTAGTGGCCTCGATTCTCCTTACCCCTGATGCAACCGAGCCCTCGGAGGTTATTTTTATGAGCCCTATGTCGCCTGTCATGGCAACGTGCGTGCCGCCGCAAAGCTCGGCGCTCACGCCTGGCACGGTGACCATGCGAACTGTGTCCCCGTACTTTTCACCGAAAAAGGCGAGGGCGCCTTTTTCTATCGCCGTCTTGTGGGAAAGTATCTCGGTCGTTACCGGAATATTTTCGCGTATTACGGCATTTATTCTCTCTTCCATGGCGCGTATGTCCTCGCGCGTTAGAGGCGAAAAATGGTTAAAGTCGAAGCGGAAACCCTCGGGGGTGACGAGCGAGCCTGCCTGTCTTACGTGTTTGCCGAGCACGTTTCTAAGTGTCGAGTGCAGAAGATGCGTGGCAGTGTGGTTTCTGCAGGTTGCTGCGCGTTTTTCGAGGTCAGGGATAAGCTCCGCGTCCAACCCTGCGGTTATAGCGCCTTCTTCAACTGTGCAGATGTGGACAAACAGCTTCTCCGATGCCTTTTTGGTGTCTAGCACGCGTATACTGAAGCCTTTGCCTATGATTACGCCCGTATCGCCTGATTGTCCGCCGCCTTCGGCGTAGAAGGGGGTTTCCGGCGTTGTTATTGCCACCTTGTCGCCCTTCTTGGCGCTTTCCGCGAGAGCGCCGTTCTTGAGAATGCCGCTTATCTTACTTGATGTCACGTCCATGTGGTAGCCCGTGAACACGGAGGTAAGGCCTTTTTCTACGAGCACAGAGTAGCCTGCCTCGCCAACCGAGCCCTCGGCCATGCCTTTCCACGACTGCCTGGCCATTTCCTTTTGCTTTTCCATCTCTGTAGTGAAGCCGTCCTCGTCGACCGAGAAGCCGTCCTTTTTGACTATATCGGCGGTGAGATCTATGGGGAAGCCGTATGTGTCGTAGAGCTTAAAAGAGAAGGCGCCGTCGACAACGGTCTTTTTGGCTTTTTTCATTGAGGCTACTTCTTCGTTAAGCATCGAGAGCCCGCGCTCGAGGGTTTCGAGGAAACGTTCCTCTTCGCTAACCGTCGCGTTCTTTATTATTTCAACTGAACGGCCAAGAGTGGGGTACGCGTCCTTCATCGTGTCAATGACAGCGAGAGCGGCCTTGTAGAGAAACGGCTCGGTTAATCCGAGGAAGCTGCCGTGGCGTATGGCCCTGCGCATTATGCGGCGAAGCACGTAGCCGCGTCCTTCGTTAGACGGCAACAGGCCGTCGCATATAAGGAATGCCGTTGCCCTTGCGTGGTCTGCGATTGCCTTTATGGACACGTCCTTTTCGCTGTCTTTGCCGTATCTCACGCCTGATGCATCTTCGATTGCCGCTATTATAGGCGCAAAGAGGTCTGTGTCGTAGTTGCTCTTTTTTCCCTGCACGACGCAAGAGAGCCTTTCAAGCCCCATTCCCGTGTCTATACTGGGTTTTGGAAGCGGCGTCATGGCGCCCTTTTCGTCCCTGTTAAATTGCATGAACACGAGGTTCCATATCTCAAGGAACCTGTCGCAGTCGCATCCGACGGAACAGGACGGCTTGCCGCAGCCTATGTCTTGCCCCTGGTCTATGAGTATCTCCGAGCACGGGCCGCAGGGGCCTGTATCTCCCATGCTCCAGAAGTTGTCTTTCTCGCCAAGCCGTACTATTTTAGAGGAGGGGAGCTTGATTTTATCTTTCCAGATTTCCGCTGCCTCGTCGTCCTCGGTAAATACCGTTGCGTAGAGTTTGTCGGAGGGAAGTTTCATTTCCTTTGTAAGGAATTCCCAGGCATACTCTATGGCTTCGGTCTTGAAGTAGTCGCCAAAGGAGAAGTTCCCGAGCATCTCGAAGAATGTATGATGCCTCGCGGTCCTTCCGACGTTTTCGAGGTCGTTGTGTTTGCCTCCGGCGCGCACGCACTTCTGGCAGCTTGCAGCGCGCGTATAGGGGCGTTTATCCTCGCCGGTGAAGACGCGTTTGAACTGCACCATGCCGGCGTTTGTAAAGAGAAGTGTCGGGTCTGCTTCCGGGATAAGGGCAGATGAGTCTACGGGAGAGTGGTTTTTGTCCTTAAAGTATTCGAGGAATTTCCTTCTAATGTCTTTTGCTCGCATCCTTATTCCACCGTAAGTCTTTTATTCGCCGTCGTCGGCGCTGCTTTTTATTGCCGCCTTTATGGCGTCGTACGAAAAACCGCGCGAGGCAAGGAACCTTGCTGTGCGCATCTCAAATTCCCTCTCGGGCATTTCGCGTGCCCGTTTGGCGTTCTTTTTTCTGTACCGCCCGGCAGCCTCTATCGCCGAAGCGAGCTCGTCGTCCTTGCCAATCGAGGCGGTCGCGGTCTTTACTGTCTCGTCGGCAACGCCTTTGCGCCTGAGCTCGGCCTGAATCTTGAGCATGCCCCAGTTTTTCGAGCGTAGTCTGCTTGAGGCGAGGTTTAGAGCGAAGTTTTCGTCGTTTATGTAGCCGTGTTCCTTGAGGCGTTTGACGGCAGTATCCTGTTCTTCGCCGTCAAAGCCCTTTTTTACGAGTTTTTCGCGTATTTCCGCCTCTGAGTGCGCTCTAAGGGCTAGCATTCTCAGCGCACTGTCAAAGGCCGATACCCTTGGCCGTCCGGCGCCGTCAGACTTAGCGCGCGGCATGCCTTAGAAGCGTTCGATACCCGAGGAGCCGCCAGCGCCTGTGCCGCCGCCGGCAGTGCCGCCGCCGGTGCCGCCGCTTGGCTCTCCGCCGCCCTCACCCCAAACGCTCGAATCGTCTCCGCCGGATATGCCCTTGAATTTGAGGGCGAAGTCGTCGGGGTTGGTTGCCTGTCTAATGGCCTCGTCGTAGTCGATGTGTCCCTTCTTCAGAAGCGACATGATAGATTGGTCGAATGTCTGCATGCCGTACGTGGTAAAGCCCTTTGATATGGCGTCGTGGATTTCCTTTGTTTTCTCCTTGTCCACGATGCATTCTCTGACCCTTGATGTACTGACCAGAACCTCGACTGCCGGAACTCTCGACGTGCCGTCCACCTTTGGCAGCAAGCGCTGCGAGATGACGGCCTTTAGGACTCCGGCAAGCTGTATTCTTATTTGCTTTTGCTGGTACGGAGGGAAGACTGAGACTATGCGGTTTACTGTTTCCATCGCGTCGATTGTGTGGAGCGTTGAGAGCACAAGGTGCCCTGTCTCTGCCGCGGTGAGGGCGATTTCTATTGTTTCCACGTCCCTCATCTCTCCGACCATGATGACGTCGGGGTCTTGTCTTAGCGCGCCTCTTAGCGCCTCTGCGAAGCTGTTGGTGTCAACGCCTATTTCCCTCTGATTTATGATGCAGCGTTTATCCCTGTGAAGGAACTCTATGGGGTCTTCGATGCTGATGACGTTGCACGAGCGGTTGTTGTTTATGTGGTCGAGCACGGAGGCGAGGGTGGTGGACTTTCCGCTTCCGGTGATGCCGGTTACGAGAATGAGGCCGCGCATTTCCTGCGCGATTTTTTCGAGCACCTTGGGCAGATGGAGCTCTTCGAAGGTGAGTATCTGCACCGGGATGACCCTTAGCACTATTCCAGCCGCGCCGCGCTGCTGGAATATGTTAACCCTGAACCTTCCAAGCCCGGGAACGCTGTACGCGATATCTGCCTGGTGGCTTTTTTTGTAGACTTCCTTTTGCGTGTCGTTCATTATCTTCATCGCCGCCTGGAGCACGTCTTCCGGCGACAACCGCGGATGGTTCTTTAGAGGGATGAGCTTTCCGTAAACCCTCATGATGGGCGGAAGCCCGGACTTTATGTGCACGTCAGAGGCCTGTTCCTTGACGGCCTGGTTAAGGATTGATGCCAAATCGATAGGGGCCGGTGTAGACATTTTATTTTTCCTCCTTCTTTGTGGTCGTAGGTTTGCCTATGCCAAAGTGTTCGAATATCTTTGCCGAGAGCTCTTTTGCCTTCTGCGGGTTTTCCTTTAGAAACGTCTTTGCGGCCTCTCTGCCCTGGCCGATACGTTCGCTGCCGTAGGAGAACCAGGAGCCGCTTTTTTCGATGACGTTAGAGACTACGCCGAGGTCTATAAGGTCGCCTTCCTTGGATATGCCCTCGTTGAATATTATGTCGAACTCTGCCTCTCTAAAAGGCGGAGCAAGCTTGTTCTTTACCACCTTTACTCTCGTCCTGTTGCCGATGATTTCATCGCCGTTCTTTATCTGCCCGGTCTTACGGATGTCCATTCTAAGCGACGCGTAAAACTTAAGGGCATTTCCTCCGGTGGTCGTTTCCGGGCTTCCGTAGAACACGCCTATTTTATGGCGTATCTGGTTTATGAATATCATGCAGGTTTTGCTTTTGCTGATGGTCGCGGTGAGCTTTCTAAGGGCCTGGCTCATAAGGCGTGCCTGGAGCCCCATGTGGGAGTCTCCCATCTCACCCTCTATTTCGGCCTTTGGCACAAGTGCTGCTACCGAGTCTATTACTATAAGGTCCACTGCGCCGCTTCTAACGAGCATGTCCGCTATTTCAAGGGCCTGCTCTCCGGTGTCCGGCTGCGAGAGAAGGAGCTCGTCTGGGTTGACGCCAAGCTTTTTCGCGTATTCGATGTCAAGGGCGTGCTCCGCGTCCACGAACGCCACGGTGCCGCCGGTTTTTTGCGCCTCGGCGGCTATGTGGAGCGTAAGGGTTGTCTTGCCGGACGACTCGGGGCCGTATATCTCCACTATCCTTCCGCGCGGCACTCCGCCGATGCCAAGCGCTATGTCCAGGGAAGGCGAGCCGCTTGGTATGGTCGCTATCTCTGCTGTCTGTACGCCTTCGCCAAGGCGCATGATAGCGCCCTTGCCAAACTGCTTTTCAATCTGCGTTATGGCAAGCTCTATGGCCTTGCCCTTTGTGGACGCTTGGGCTGCGGTTGCCTGCTGCGGCTGTTTTGCTGACATTGGTTGTTCTCCGGCGCTTTTTTTGGTTTCTTTTGCCAAGTCTCTATCCTCCAAGCTTTACGGTACTAAGCGGCGTGTGCAGCGCGCCGTCTGGTTTCAGCGCGCTTTTAAAGAGCGTTATTTCCGTTACCTTCCACGCGGCCTCGAACTTTACGTCCGGTTTTTCGATTGCCTCGCGTATTCCTTTTCCAGCCGCTTTCTCCCTGACCCTGCAAAGCGTCAGGTGAGGGGAGAACGGTTTATCGTTCTTTGGGATTGCCAGTTGGGCAAGCCCTTTGTCAATCGCGGCATGCAGGCTTTTTAGCGCCCCGCTGCCGTCTATGCCCACCCATACTACCCGTGGAGATTTGGGCGAGGGGAATGCGCCGATTCCTTTGGCCGTGATATCGAACTCCGTCGCATGTTTTGCCGCTTCCTGCAGTGTTCGCGATATCTTCTCTATGTCAGCATCCTCGATGTCGCCGAGGAACTTTATCGTAACGTGCATGGTTTCCGGCTTCGACCATGATATTGCCTTGATAGGGCAGAGCGTTTTAAGTGTCTCAAGAAGACGCTTCAGGCCTTTTTTTGTTTCTTCCGGTATCTCTATCGCTATAAAGGCCCGTATCTTTGCCAAAACTACCTAGCCGGCTATGAACTTTTTAAGCAACCAAACGGCTTTTGAAGCGGTCTTTTTCCTGATTGCCGTTCTCGAGCCTTTGAAGTTGAACCTTTGGACGCGAAGCCTTTTTCTGTCGCAAACTGCTATATATACCGTTCCTACGGGCTTGTCTTTTGTGCCGCCAGAAGGGCCTGCGATGCCGGTAACAGCCGCGGCGTAGCCGGCTTTCAGTTTTTTTAGCGCCCCTTTTGCCATAAGCGCTGCGGTTTGCTCTGATACCGCGCCGCTTTTTCTTATTACCGAAGCCTTTACGTCGAGGATATTTGTCTTTACGCCGTTACCGTATGCCACTATCGAGCCTTGAAACCACTTTGAGCTTCCGGGCACTTCCGTAAGCATGGCGCCGATGAGCCCGCCTGTGCACGATTCCGCCAGCGCAAGCGTTTCTCCGGAGGCAGCCATTATCTTTGCCAGTATCTTTGCCTCGCGTGCGCTCATAAAACGTATTTTATGACGACCTGGGCAAGTATATTTGCGTATATCCCTGCTGCCACGTCATCCAAAACGATTCCCAATCCCCCCGGCACCCGCTTGTCTAGCAGGCCCACGGGGTAGGGTTTAAGGATATCAAAAAACCTGAAAAGAATAAAGCTTAATATTACGTTGGTCAAGTTGAAGGGGATAAACAGGGTTGCCGCGGCAAACCCGGCTATTTCGTCGCAAACGACCTTGCCGGGGTCTTTTTTCCCGAGCAGCTTTGCGGCCTCGTCTGCCAGGTATATGCTGACGATAATGATCGCAGCTACCACGACAACCGCAGCCGGGGTTACGAGCTTCGATATGCCGAAAAATACCGGTATGCCCCAGAGCGTGCCGAAGGTGCCGGAGGCCACAGGCATGTATCCCAGGTACGTGCCCGATGCGAAAAACATTATGGCGCGATTTTTTGGCGTGTTCATAGGGGCGGTCATGGCATGTTTTAGAACATGAACCTCCTCATGTGGATGTTGATTAAGAGCGCGATAGCTATCATTGTAGAGAGGAGAAACGACCCTCCGTAGCTTAGAAACGGCATGGGCACTCCAACGACCGGCAAAAACCCGATGACCATGAAGGCGTTCATTGTGACGTGCCAGAATATCAAAGCCGTGAAGCCAAATGCCAGGAGAAAGCCGAAGCGGTCCTTTGATTTGTTTGCGATGTCTATGCCGCGAAGTATGAGCACCATGAAAAGGAACATGACGACGATTGCGCCCAGGAACCCCCATTCTTCCGCAAAGACAGGGAAGACGAAGTCCGTGTGGTGTTCGGGCAGAAAGTATAGCGAGCCCTGTGTGCCCTGCAGGTAACCTTTGCCGGTGAAGCCGCCGGAGCCTATGGCAATCTTGGATTGGAATGTGTGGTATCCGGAGCCCAGCGGATCCATGGACGGGTCTATGAAGCTTAAAAGCCGCGCCTTTTGATAGTCCTTGAGGAAGCGCCATGCAAATGGTATGAATGCGGCCATGGACACGCATGTCAGGATGAGTGCTACCCAGGTTACCCTGACTATGAGTATCATCGAGACGGCTATTGCCGCAAGTATTAACCCTGTGCCGAGGTCTGGTTGCTTTGCTATGAGAAGAAACGGCACGATGAATATTAGCCCCGGTATGATGAGTTCCCTTATGCCGAGCCCCCATCTGTCGGCCTTTTTCTTGGAGAGGTATGCTGCAAGCGCTATTATGAGGGCGATTTTTGCCAGTTCCGAGGGCTGTATGTTCATGAACCCGAGCGAGAGCCACCTCTTTGCCCCTGCTATTCTCGTGCCGGCGATGAGCACCAGAACGAGGCTTGCAATTGATATGCCGTAGATGTGGTACGCGAACTTCTCGATTGTCGAGTAGCTTATGAGGATAAGCGGCAGCGAAACGATAAGGCCGATTATGAACCACGTAAGCTGCTTTGCGTAGAAAGGAGTGTCTTCGAGCCTCGTTGCGCTGTAGATGTTAAAGAGCCCGATGACGGCGAGCGAGAAGGTCACGGCAACGAGAAAAAAGTCTATTTGCGACAAATGGCGGCGGTCAATCATGCGCTTCTTCCGTTTTCTTTTTTTCCGGCAGCACTGCCGCCTCAGGCGCTGCCGTGCCTTCGGCCGGTTTTTTGTCTGCGGGCGCGGTATTTTCGGCCTGGGCAGGCGCCGTAGCCTTCGAAGGCGCTGTCTTTTCCGTTTTTTGAATTACCGGTTTTGCCTGTTCGGTTATAGCGTCCTTTTTAAGGTACGCGCGTATGACCTTTAGCGCAACAGGGGCCGCTGCCCTTGCTCCGAACCCTCCGTGCTCTACGATGACGGCAACGGCGATTTTCGGGTCGTCAAACGGCGCAAACCCGACAAAGAGCGCGTGGTCGCGGTTCTTGTATGCTATTTTAGATATGTCGCGGATTCTTTCGGTCATTCTTCTTACCTGCGCTGTGCCGGTCTTTCCGGCTATCTTTAGAGAGGGGTCGTTTATGGAGCCTGCTGTGCCGCCTTCCTCGATTACAACGCCTCTGAGCGCATTTCTCACGACCTCGATATTTTCCGGGGATGCGTCCAGTGTGCGCCGTATTTTTGGCATGAATTGTTCTATGACCTCGCCGTTAACTGACTCTATGCTCTCGATGAACCCGGGGGCGTAGACGTCGCCGCCGTTGGCTATGGCAGCGTAGAGTATCGCAAGCTGGAGAGGGGTGGCGAGCACGTAGCCTTGTCCAACGGTTATGGGAATGGTCTCGCCTTCTATCCACTGCTTGCCGTAGGTCTTCATCTTCCAGTCTTTGGTCGGTATGAGCCCGACCTGTTCGCCTCTTAATTTGATGCCGGTTTTTTCGCCAAGCCCAAAGTCCTTTGCGTATTTAGCTATGTTGTCGACGCCTGTCTTAAGCCCTGCCTGGTAGAAGAATGTGTCGGAGGATTCCACTATGGCCCTGTGCACGTTGATGGAGCCGTGCCCGGATGGCTTCCAGTCCCTGAAGTCTCTGTTGCCGAACCTGAATGAGCCGCCTGAATATATCTTTGTATCGGGTTTGATAGTGCCTGTTTCAAGAGCTGCGAGCGCGGTTACCGGCTTGAAAGTGGAGGCAGGGGGGTAAGAGCCCTGTACCGCCCGGTTCGTAAGCGGGTCTGCCTCGTCCTCGGTAAGCGTTTTCCAGTCTTCTTCGGATATGCCGTATGACATCAGGTCAGGAGGAAACGACGGCGTGCTAACTAGCGCAAGAATCCTGCCGCTTTTCGGGTCTATGGCAACGACCGCTCCGCGCTCTTTTCCAAGGCCTTCCCACGCGGCCCTTTGTGTTGGGTAGTCTATGGTAAGGCGCACGGTGTGTCCGGGCGAGGGGGCAATCTTCTTTATCGTTCTTATCGGGCGGCCGTGCGCGTCGACCTCGACCTGTCTGCCGCCGTGCACGCCTTTTAGCGTTGCCTCGAAGGAGCTCTCCATGCCGAACTTTCCTATGAAATCGCCTGGCGCGTAGACACCCCCGGCGTCCGCGTTCATGCTGACAAGCTCGGTTGAGTTTATCTCGGAGACGTAGCCCAGCACGTGGGCCATGGCCTCTGCGCCTTCGATATAGGTTCTTCTCGGCTCGGCCTCGACATACACGCCGTGCAGCTCGTACTCGTGCATGGTAATGGCAGCCATTTCATCCCATCCGATGTCGCTTTTTATCTTGATGGGGTTATAGGGGGCGCGCTTTTTCTTTTCCTTGGCGATTTTGTCGTCCAGGTATTTAGGGTCTATGCCTGCGCGCGTTGAGAGGAAAGTGCGCGTAAAGTCCATGTCGTTTACGTCTTCGGGTACGACGTAGAGGGTGAAGCTAGGCTTATTTTCGGCAAGAAGCGTTCCGTTTGCGTCGTAGACCATCCCTCTTGCCGCGTAGTTCTTTATGAGGCGTATCCTGTTGTTCATGGAGAGGTCGCCGAAGTAGTCGGAGTTCATAAGCTGCAGGTGCCAGAGCCTTCCGGCGATGATTATGAACGCGGCTATGACGAGGCCTGTTACCCAGACTGTTCTTGCTCTTAGCTCTGCCGGATCCTTTTCTCCGATGAATCCGCTCATATGGAGTCCTTATTCGTATGGCCGTAGAGCTTTGGCGCAGGGAGCCTGTCGAAGAGGTTGAAGATAAAGGGCGCGAGTATGCCGGTAAAGGCCGCTACCGGCACCGTGTGGAGCAGAAACGATGTTGCCTGTATGCCGATAGAGTTAAGGACCAGGAGCGTGCATATGCCCTTTGAGAGCGCGGCAACGGCCGAGGCCGCGGCCTTCACGGGCGTTGATTCGAAGCGCAGCTTCAATCTGATAAGGTACGTGACGCCGTAGAGCACGGCGAAGGCGAAGGAGGTGGAGCCGATTACGTTGCCGTAGAACGTGTCCTCGATGTAGCCCAGGCAGAAGGCGAGGAACGCGCCCGATGCGGACGGGCGGTTATATGCCGTGTAGAAGACAGAGAGGAGCACGACGTCTGGCAGCGGTATAGATGGCGCAATCGTGGTCTTTATGGAGAGGAACACGAGCGCTACCGGTATGTATGTTATGTAGTCCTTCATGTCTTTTTCCCCAAAGGCGGCTGCGGCGCTGGCTTGGGCTTTTGCCCCTTGTTTTTGGCCTTTTTCTCTTTCTCCTCGGTATTTAGTGGCAGGCTCTGGCGGCTGGTTATTATGAGCACGCTTTCTATTTTGGTTATGTCTGCCGCCGGGTTGACGATTATGTTCTTGAAGAACTTATCCTCGGACTCCCGTACTTCCGCTACCTTTCCTACGATAAGGCCCTTTGGGTATATGCCTGCGAGCCCTGCGGTAATAACGACATCGTCCTTGGCCGCGTCATCGAGCATTTTTACGTAATTTAAGCGAAGCGCCCCTGTGTTGTCGCCTTCGACAACGCCCTTTACGCGGGTTCTCTGGATGGTTACGTCTATGTTCGACCGCGGGTCCGTCAGTAGCAGTACCCTGGACGTAGACCTCGTTACCTCTACCACGCGGCCGATGACGCCCTCCGGCGTTACTACCGCCATGTCCGTGTCTATGCCGTCTTTGATGCCCTTGTTTACCAGGAACGTCCTTGCCCAGCCGCCGCCCAGGTTAAGGCCGCTAAATGCCACTATATCGGCTGTGACAGTGGCAGTGGTTTGTTCCTGCAGTCCGCGCGAGTATATGCCGAGCTCTTCAGCTCTCTTTGCGTGGATGAGGGTTTCTTTGAGCGCGTTGTTTTCTGCGGTGAGTTCGTCGACTTTGTTTTTTAGCCCGGCGTTCTCGTCTCTTAGGCCAATAAGGTATATGTAACCGTTCCATACGCCGGCTATGGCGCTGCCGGTGGAAGAGCTTACCTGCTGTATGGGCCTCGATACGGCGAGGATGACCGTGCCGACGATTCTCTCGCCGCCAGTTCCACGCTCCGAGGTCGTTACCATGTGGAGCGATATCAGCGATAGAAATACCGATACGAAAAGCACATGGTATCTCTTGAGGTAGGCAAGCATTGCTTTTAGTTGGGAATTGTGACTTCCCTTATAAGCTTGATGTCATCGAGGGCTTTTCCGGCGCCTTTGACAACGCAGGTGAGCGGGTCCTCGGCTATTGTCACGGGCAGCTTTGTTTCGTCCCTGAGTATCACGTCAAGGTTCTTCATGAGAGCGCCGCCTCCGGCAAGCACGATGCCTTTATCCAC
The nucleotide sequence above comes from Deltaproteobacteria bacterium. Encoded proteins:
- the alaS gene encoding alanine--tRNA ligase yields the protein MRAKDIRRKFLEYFKDKNHSPVDSSALIPEADPTLLFTNAGMVQFKRVFTGEDKRPYTRAASCQKCVRAGGKHNDLENVGRTARHHTFFEMLGNFSFGDYFKTEAIEYAWEFLTKEMKLPSDKLYATVFTEDDEAAEIWKDKIKLPSSKIVRLGEKDNFWSMGDTGPCGPCSEILIDQGQDIGCGKPSCSVGCDCDRFLEIWNLVFMQFNRDEKGAMTPLPKPSIDTGMGLERLSCVVQGKKSNYDTDLFAPIIAAIEDASGVRYGKDSEKDVSIKAIADHARATAFLICDGLLPSNEGRGYVLRRIMRRAIRHGSFLGLTEPFLYKAALAVIDTMKDAYPTLGRSVEIIKNATVSEEERFLETLERGLSMLNEEVASMKKAKKTVVDGAFSFKLYDTYGFPIDLTADIVKKDGFSVDEDGFTTEMEKQKEMARQSWKGMAEGSVGEAGYSVLVEKGLTSVFTGYHMDVTSSKISGILKNGALAESAKKGDKVAITTPETPFYAEGGGQSGDTGVIIGKGFSIRVLDTKKASEKLFVHICTVEEGAITAGLDAELIPDLEKRAATCRNHTATHLLHSTLRNVLGKHVRQAGSLVTPEGFRFDFNHFSPLTREDIRAMEERINAVIRENIPVTTEILSHKTAIEKGALAFFGEKYGDTVRMVTVPGVSAELCGGTHVAMTGDIGLIKITSEGSVASGVRRIEATTGDGAIKSFNLAEDTLNEIAAVLKGSRADVKDKVLKLIESQREIERELSSIKSKKDSGLADTLAKSSIDVLGVNLVAAVVEADATEALRTISDALKANAKQSVVVLAAAIDGKAMLLASVTPDITKRISAGEIIKRLAPMIGGKGGGKPDMAQAGGKDTSRITEAIKAAKDTVEELLKGK
- a CDS encoding recombination regulator RecX, yielding MLALRAHSEAEIREKLVKKGFDGEEQDTAVKRLKEHGYINDENFALNLASSRLRSKNWGMLKIQAELRRKGVADETVKTATASIGKDDELASAIEAAGRYRKKNAKRAREMPEREFEMRTARFLASRGFSYDAIKAAIKSSADDGE
- a CDS encoding type IV pilus twitching motility protein PilT, which gives rise to MSTPAPIDLASILNQAVKEQASDVHIKSGLPPIMRVYGKLIPLKNHPRLSPEDVLQAAMKIMNDTQKEVYKKSHQADIAYSVPGLGRFRVNIFQQRGAAGIVLRVIPVQILTFEELHLPKVLEKIAQEMRGLILVTGITGSGKSTTLASVLDHINNNRSCNVISIEDPIEFLHRDKRCIINQREIGVDTNSFAEALRGALRQDPDVIMVGEMRDVETIEIALTAAETGHLVLSTLHTIDAMETVNRIVSVFPPYQQKQIRIQLAGVLKAVISQRLLPKVDGTSRVPAVEVLVSTSRVRECIVDKEKTKEIHDAISKGFTTYGMQTFDQSIMSLLKKGHIDYDEAIRQATNPDDFALKFKGISGGDDSSVWGEGGGEPSGGTGGGTAGGGTGAGGSSGIERF
- the recA gene encoding recombinase RecA — its product is MSAKQPQQATAAQASTKGKAIELAITQIEKQFGKGAIMRLGEGVQTAEIATIPSGSPSLDIALGIGGVPRGRIVEIYGPESSGKTTLTLHIAAEAQKTGGTVAFVDAEHALDIEYAKKLGVNPDELLLSQPDTGEQALEIADMLVRSGAVDLIVIDSVAALVPKAEIEGEMGDSHMGLQARLMSQALRKLTATISKSKTCMIFINQIRHKIGVFYGSPETTTGGNALKFYASLRMDIRKTGQIKNGDEIIGNRTRVKVVKNKLAPPFREAEFDIIFNEGISKEGDLIDLGVVSNVIEKSGSWFSYGSERIGQGREAAKTFLKENPQKAKELSAKIFEHFGIGKPTTTKKEEK
- the thpR gene encoding RNA 2',3'-cyclic phosphodiesterase, with the protein product MAKIRAFIAIEIPEETKKGLKRLLETLKTLCPIKAISWSKPETMHVTIKFLGDIEDADIEKISRTLQEAAKHATEFDITAKGIGAFPSPKSPRVVWVGIDGSGALKSLHAAIDKGLAQLAIPKNDKPFSPHLTLCRVREKAAGKGIREAIEKPDVKFEAAWKVTEITLFKSALKPDGALHTPLSTVKLGG
- a CDS encoding nicotinamide-nucleotide amidohydrolase family protein, yielding MSAREAKILAKIMAASGETLALAESCTGGLIGAMLTEVPGSSKWFQGSIVAYGNGVKTNILDVKASVIRKSGAVSEQTAALMAKGALKKLKAGYAAAVTGIAGPSGGTKDKPVGTVYIAVCDRKRLRVQRFNFKGSRTAIRKKTASKAVWLLKKFIAG
- a CDS encoding phosphatidylglycerophosphatase A, whose protein sequence is MFFASGTYLGYMPVASGTFGTLWGIPVFFGISKLVTPAAVVVVAAIIIVSIYLADEAAKLLGKKDPGKVVCDEIAGFAAATLFIPFNLTNVILSFILFRFFDILKPYPVGLLDKRVPGGLGIVLDDVAAGIYANILAQVVIKYVL
- the rodA gene encoding rod shape-determining protein RodA; its protein translation is MIDRRHLSQIDFFLVAVTFSLAVIGLFNIYSATRLEDTPFYAKQLTWFIIGLIVSLPLILISYSTIEKFAYHIYGISIASLVLVLIAGTRIAGAKRWLSLGFMNIQPSELAKIALIIALAAYLSKKKADRWGLGIRELIIPGLIFIVPFLLIAKQPDLGTGLILAAIAVSMILIVRVTWVALILTCVSMAAFIPFAWRFLKDYQKARLLSFIDPSMDPLGSGYHTFQSKIAIGSGGFTGKGYLQGTQGSLYFLPEHHTDFVFPVFAEEWGFLGAIVVMFLFMVLILRGIDIANKSKDRFGFLLAFGFTALIFWHVTMNAFMVIGFLPVVGVPMPFLSYGGSFLLSTMIAIALLINIHMRRFMF
- the mrdA gene encoding penicillin-binding protein 2: MSGFIGEKDPAELRARTVWVTGLVIAAFIIIAGRLWHLQLMNSDYFGDLSMNNRIRLIKNYAARGMVYDANGTLLAENKPSFTLYVVPEDVNDMDFTRTFLSTRAGIDPKYLDDKIAKEKKKRAPYNPIKIKSDIGWDEMAAITMHEYELHGVYVEAEPRRTYIEGAEAMAHVLGYVSEINSTELVSMNADAGGVYAPGDFIGKFGMESSFEATLKGVHGGRQVEVDAHGRPIRTIKKIAPSPGHTVRLTIDYPTQRAAWEGLGKERGAVVAIDPKSGRILALVSTPSFPPDLMSYGISEEDWKTLTEDEADPLTNRAVQGSYPPASTFKPVTALAALETGTIKPDTKIYSGGSFRFGNRDFRDWKPSGHGSINVHRAIVESSDTFFYQAGLKTGVDNIAKYAKDFGLGEKTGIKLRGEQVGLIPTKDWKMKTYGKQWIEGETIPITVGQGYVLATPLQLAILYAAIANGGDVYAPGFIESIESVNGEVIEQFMPKIRRTLDASPENIEVVRNALRGVVIEEGGTAGSINDPSLKIAGKTGTAQVRRMTERIRDISKIAYKNRDHALFVGFAPFDDPKIAVAVIVEHGGFGARAAAPVALKVIRAYLKKDAITEQAKPVIQKTEKTAPSKATAPAQAENTAPADKKPAEGTAAPEAAVLPEKKKTEEAHD
- the mreD gene encoding rod shape-determining protein MreD: MKDYITYIPVALVFLSIKTTIAPSIPLPDVVLLSVFYTAYNRPSASGAFLAFCLGYIEDTFYGNVIGSTSFAFAVLYGVTYLIRLKLRFESTPVKAAASAVAALSKGICTLLVLNSIGIQATSFLLHTVPVAAFTGILAPFIFNLFDRLPAPKLYGHTNKDSI
- the mreC gene encoding rod shape-determining protein MreC, which produces MLFVSVFLSLISLHMVTTSERGTGGERIVGTVILAVSRPIQQVSSSTGSAIAGVWNGYIYLIGLRDENAGLKNKVDELTAENNALKETLIHAKRAEELGIYSRGLQEQTTATVTADIVAFSGLNLGGGWARTFLVNKGIKDGIDTDMAVVTPEGVIGRVVEVTRSTSRVLLLTDPRSNIDVTIQRTRVKGVVEGDNTGALRLNYVKMLDDAAKDDVVITAGLAGIYPKGLIVGKVAEVRESEDKFFKNIIVNPAADITKIESVLIITSRQSLPLNTEEKEKKAKNKGQKPKPAPQPPLGKKT